CGGATGGGCGAGGGCGTCGTACGCCAACTCCGGACGGACCTGGTGGGGCGTCTGCTCCGGCTGGAGATGCGGGAGTACGAGCGGCACCGGGGCGGCGACCTCATCTCCCGGGTCACCACCGACACCACCCTGCTGCGCGAGGTCGTCTCGCAGGCCCTCGTCGACCTGGTGACCGGAAGCCTCGTCGCCGCCGGGGCGCTGGTCCTGATGCTGTGGCTCGACCCGCTGCTGCTGCTTCTGGTGGCGCTCACCGTGGCCGTCGCGGCCGCCGTGGTCTCCTCGCTGCTCCAGGGCATCCGGCGCGCCTCCGAGCGCATGCAGGACTCCGTCGGTGCCGTCGCCGCGGATCTGGAACGGGCCCTGGGCGCCCTGCCCATGGTCCGGGTGCACCGCGCCGAGGACCGCGAGGCGGCACGCATCGGGGCACGGGTCGAGGAGGCCTACGACGCGGGAGTACGCACCGCGAAGCTCGCCTCCGTCATGAGCCCCGCCGTCGAACTCGCCGTCCAGGGCTCCTTCCTCGTCGTCCTGGTCGTCGGGGGCCTGCGCGTCGGCGGACACGCCGGCTCCCTCGGAGACCTCGTCGCGTTCCTGCTGTACGCCTCCTACCTGGTCCTGCCGCTGTCCTCCGTGTTCCACGCGGTGGGCCTCATCCAGCGCGGCATGGGCGCCTACCGGCGCGTCGACCAGGCGCTGCGCCTTCCCGTGGAACGCACGGGGCCGTCGGTCGCGCGGGCCCGGCCCCGGCCCGTACCGTCCGTCCCCGCCGACCGGGCGGCGCTCGCGCTGCACGACGTACGGTTCGGCTACGACCCCGCCCGGCCGGTGCTGTCCGGCGTGTCCTTCACCGTCCCCCACCGCCGGCACGTGGCCCTGGTGGGCCCCTCGGGAGCCGGCAAGAGCACCGTCTTCGCACTGGTGGCGGGGTTCTACGAGCCGGACGCGGGAGCCGTCCTGTTCGACGGCCGGCCCGCCGCGGAACTCGGCCGTGACGCCTGCCGCCGGCGCATCGCCGTGGTGGACCAGAACACCCACGTCGTCCACGGCACCCTCCGGGAGAACATCACCTACGCCGTGCCCGACGCCCCGGAGGCGGAGGTCCGGCGGGTCCTCGCGCTGGCCCGG
Above is a window of Streptomyces sp. DT2A-34 DNA encoding:
- a CDS encoding ABC transporter ATP-binding protein; translated protein: MSGGAAAGGTTVAQDRPLEPAREDRSTRAAVVTLFRLTAGHRAAVTMAGLLTLAGSALGLAQPLVARHAVDASGRGQVAWPLLALLGALFLVEAAIGSAGRYLLERMGEGVVRQLRTDLVGRLLRLEMREYERHRGGDLISRVTTDTTLLREVVSQALVDLVTGSLVAAGALVLMLWLDPLLLLLVALTVAVAAAVVSSLLQGIRRASERMQDSVGAVAADLERALGALPMVRVHRAEDREAARIGARVEEAYDAGVRTAKLASVMSPAVELAVQGSFLVVLVVGGLRVGGHAGSLGDLVAFLLYASYLVLPLSSVFHAVGLIQRGMGAYRRVDQALRLPVERTGPSVARARPRPVPSVPADRAALALHDVRFGYDPARPVLSGVSFTVPHRRHVALVGPSGAGKSTVFALVAGFYEPDAGAVLFDGRPAAELGRDACRRRIAVVDQNTHVVHGTLRENITYAVPDAPEAEVRRVLALARLEELVDRLPGGLDTVIGERGGTLSGGERQRVALARALLARPALLLLDEPTSHLDAINEAALTTAMKDVAQECALLVIAHRLSTVRHADHIVVLHQGRTAACGRHEDLLTGSPLYRDLATSQMLRPGGPRAMGSG